One Streptomyces lincolnensis genomic region harbors:
- a CDS encoding shikimate dehydrogenase has protein sequence MAKDSYLVGLIGSGIGPSLTPAMHEREADRQGLRHLYRIIDLDRLGVGAEAVGDLVRSARDLGFDGLNITHPCKQAVIEHLDALSPQAEALGAVNTIVFEEDGRAVGHNTDVTGFAASFARGLPDVPLERVVQLGAGGAGAAVAHAMLTLGAGRITVVDPLPERAAGLADSLNRHFGPGRAAAAGPDRLPALLTRADGLVHATPTGMAAHPGLPLPAELLHPGLWVAEVVYRPLETELLRAARALGCATLDGGGMAVFQAVDAFRLFTGREPDGARMLADFTDLVAGAVAAHP, from the coding sequence GAGGCCGACCGGCAGGGTCTGCGCCATCTGTACCGGATCATCGACCTCGACCGGCTCGGCGTCGGTGCCGAGGCGGTGGGCGACCTCGTGCGATCGGCCCGCGACCTGGGCTTCGACGGGCTCAACATCACCCATCCGTGCAAACAGGCCGTGATCGAGCACCTGGACGCGCTGTCCCCGCAGGCCGAGGCCCTCGGCGCGGTCAACACGATCGTCTTCGAGGAGGACGGCCGGGCCGTCGGCCACAACACCGACGTCACCGGCTTCGCCGCCTCCTTCGCCCGCGGCCTGCCCGACGTACCGCTGGAGCGGGTCGTGCAGCTGGGCGCGGGCGGCGCGGGCGCGGCCGTCGCGCACGCCATGCTCACCCTGGGCGCCGGGCGGATCACCGTGGTGGACCCGCTGCCCGAGCGTGCCGCCGGCCTCGCCGACTCCCTCAACCGTCACTTCGGCCCGGGCCGGGCGGCCGCCGCCGGCCCCGACCGGCTGCCGGCGCTGCTCACCCGGGCCGACGGCCTCGTGCACGCCACCCCCACCGGCATGGCCGCCCACCCCGGCCTGCCCCTCCCCGCGGAACTTCTGCACCCCGGGCTGTGGGTCGCCGAGGTGGTCTACCGCCCCCTGGAGACCGAACTGCTGCGCGCCGCCCGGGCGCTCGGCTGCGCCACGCTCGACGGCGGCGGCATGGCCGTCTTCCAGGCCGTGGACGCCTTCCGCCTGTTCACCGGCCGGGAACCCGACGGCGCGCGGATGCTCGCGGACTTCACCGACCTGGTGGCCGGCGCGGTGGCGGCCCACCCGTAG
- the opcA gene encoding glucose-6-phosphate dehydrogenase assembly protein OpcA: MKIDLTDTTASKINKALVQGRRAIGTPAVGMVLTMVIVTDEENAYDAIKAAEEASHEHPSRTLVVIKRHARTPRDRQSSRLDAEVRVGADAGTGETVILRTYGEVSDHADSVVLPLLLPDAPVVVWWPVDAPENPAKDPLGALAQRRITDLYAVANPLQVLQTRVRSYAPGDTDLAWTRLTPWRSMLAAALDQARVKVISAAVEAEEENPAAELLARWLEARLGVTVDRVVTAGPVVTAVRLGTENGEIVIDRPEGPLATLSLPGQPSRTLALKVRTTSELIAEELRRLDADEMYAIALRGEAPKEISAHV; this comes from the coding sequence ATGAAGATCGACCTGACCGACACCACGGCAAGCAAGATCAACAAGGCGCTGGTGCAGGGTCGCCGCGCCATCGGCACACCGGCCGTGGGCATGGTCCTGACGATGGTGATCGTCACGGACGAGGAGAACGCCTACGACGCGATCAAGGCTGCTGAGGAGGCCTCGCACGAGCACCCCTCGCGCACCCTGGTCGTCATCAAGCGGCACGCCCGCACCCCGCGCGACCGCCAGTCCTCCCGGCTGGACGCCGAGGTACGGGTGGGCGCCGACGCGGGCACCGGCGAGACGGTGATCCTGCGGACGTACGGCGAGGTGTCCGACCACGCCGACTCGGTCGTCCTGCCGCTGCTGCTGCCGGACGCCCCGGTGGTCGTGTGGTGGCCGGTGGACGCGCCGGAGAACCCGGCGAAGGACCCGCTGGGCGCACTGGCCCAGCGCCGGATCACCGACCTGTACGCGGTGGCGAACCCGCTCCAGGTCCTCCAGACCCGGGTCCGCTCCTACGCGCCCGGCGACACCGACCTGGCCTGGACCCGGCTGACCCCGTGGCGCTCGATGCTGGCCGCGGCCCTGGACCAGGCCCGGGTGAAGGTGATCTCGGCCGCGGTCGAGGCCGAGGAGGAGAACCCGGCCGCCGAGCTGCTGGCCCGCTGGCTGGAGGCCCGCCTCGGCGTCACGGTCGACCGGGTCGTCACCGCCGGGCCGGTCGTCACGGCCGTGCGCCTGGGCACCGAGAACGGCGAGATCGTCATCGACCGCCCCGAGGGCCCGCTGGCCACGCTGTCCCTGCCGGGCCAGCCCTCCCGCACCCTCGCGCTGAAGGTCCGCACCACCTCCGAACTCATCGCCGAGGAGCTCAGGCGCCTCGACGCGGACGAGATGTACGCCATCGCCCTGCGCGGCGAGGCACCCAAGGAGATCTCCGCACATGTCTGA
- a CDS encoding bifunctional sugar phosphate isomerase/epimerase/4-hydroxyphenylpyruvate dioxygenase family protein, giving the protein MRTSIATVSLSGSLTEKLTAASRAGFDGVEIFENDLLASPLTPEEIRARCADLGLTVDLYQPMRDIEAVPEAEFARNLRRARHKFELMGRLGADTVLVCSSVSPLAVDDDALAAGQLARLAALAQDFGIRVAYEALAWGRHVSTYDHAWHIVETAGHPALGTCLDSFHILSRGSDPKGIEDIPGEKIFFLQLADAPLLAMDVLQWSRHYRCFPGQGGFDIAGLLAHVLRTGYDGPLSLEVFNDVFRQAEAGPTAVDARRSLLVLQETVGVAAPPAPVVPTGVAFAELVTPDAELLTAVLGALGFARTARHRSKPVDLWQQGEARLLVNTGTAVRRDGTQLAAIGLESPDPTAAARRAEALLAPVLPRRRAPEDAPLDAVAAPDGTELFFCATDRPGHPNWRADFEDAGHPPAAAEVSRIDHLALTQPWHHFDEAALFHSSVLGLHAQESVDVADPYGLLRSRAVTTPDGGVRIALSVGAAPTDDTVHAQHIALATDDVVAAARRFTEAGGRLLPIPANYYDDLAARFEFADGELETYRDLGILYDRDAHGAFRHCYTRTVGRVFFELAQRDGDYRGYGAQNAPVRLSAQHALKRLTGG; this is encoded by the coding sequence GTGCGTACGTCCATCGCCACCGTCTCCCTCAGCGGATCCCTCACCGAGAAGCTCACGGCCGCCTCCCGGGCCGGCTTCGACGGCGTCGAGATCTTCGAGAACGACCTGCTCGCGAGCCCCCTCACCCCCGAGGAGATCCGCGCCCGCTGCGCCGACCTCGGCCTGACCGTCGACCTCTACCAGCCGATGCGGGACATCGAGGCCGTACCGGAGGCGGAGTTCGCCCGGAACCTGCGCCGCGCCCGGCACAAGTTCGAGCTGATGGGCAGGCTGGGCGCCGACACCGTCCTGGTGTGTTCCAGCGTCTCCCCGCTCGCCGTCGACGACGACGCCCTCGCCGCCGGGCAACTGGCCCGACTGGCCGCCCTCGCCCAGGACTTCGGCATCCGGGTCGCCTACGAGGCGCTCGCCTGGGGCCGCCACGTCAGCACCTACGACCACGCCTGGCACATCGTCGAGACGGCCGGCCACCCGGCGCTCGGCACCTGCCTGGACAGCTTCCACATCCTCTCCCGGGGCTCCGATCCGAAGGGGATCGAGGACATCCCCGGCGAGAAGATCTTCTTCCTCCAGCTCGCGGACGCCCCGCTGCTCGCGATGGACGTCCTCCAGTGGAGCCGCCACTACCGCTGCTTCCCCGGCCAGGGTGGCTTCGACATCGCCGGGCTGCTCGCCCATGTGCTGCGCACCGGCTACGACGGCCCGCTGTCCCTGGAGGTCTTCAACGACGTCTTCCGCCAGGCCGAGGCCGGTCCCACCGCCGTGGACGCCCGCCGCTCGCTGCTGGTCCTCCAGGAGACGGTGGGCGTGGCCGCACCGCCCGCGCCGGTCGTGCCCACCGGGGTCGCCTTCGCCGAACTGGTCACGCCGGACGCCGAACTCCTCACGGCCGTCCTCGGCGCCCTGGGCTTCGCCCGCACGGCCCGGCACCGCAGCAAGCCCGTCGACCTGTGGCAGCAGGGCGAGGCCCGGCTCCTGGTCAACACCGGGACGGCCGTACGGCGGGACGGCACCCAACTCGCCGCGATCGGCCTGGAGTCACCGGACCCGACGGCCGCCGCCCGCCGCGCCGAGGCGCTCCTCGCCCCGGTCCTGCCCCGCCGCCGCGCCCCCGAGGACGCCCCGCTCGACGCCGTGGCCGCACCGGACGGCACCGAGCTCTTCTTCTGCGCCACCGACCGCCCCGGACACCCCAACTGGCGCGCGGACTTCGAGGACGCCGGGCACCCGCCCGCCGCGGCGGAGGTGTCCCGCATCGACCACCTCGCCCTCACCCAGCCCTGGCACCACTTCGACGAGGCGGCCCTCTTCCACAGCAGCGTCCTCGGCCTGCACGCCCAGGAGAGCGTCGACGTCGCCGACCCCTACGGCCTGCTGCGCAGCCGGGCCGTCACCACCCCCGACGGCGGTGTGCGCATCGCCCTCTCCGTCGGCGCGGCCCCCACCGACGACACCGTCCACGCCCAGCACATCGCGCTCGCCACCGACGACGTGGTCGCAGCCGCCCGCCGCTTCACCGAGGCAGGCGGCCGCCTGCTGCCGATCCCCGCGAACTACTACGACGACCTCGCCGCCCGCTTCGAGTTCGCCGACGGCGAGCTGGAGACCTACCGCGACCTCGGCATCCTCTACGACCGTGACGCGCACGGCGCGTTCCGGCACTGCTACACCCGCACCGTCGGCCGGGTCTTCTTCGAACTGGCCCAGCGCGACGGCGACTACCGGGGCTACGGCGCCCAGAACGCCCCCGTCCGCCTCTCCGCCCAGCACGCGCTGAAGCGGCTCACTGGCGGCTGA
- the gnd gene encoding phosphogluconate dehydrogenase (NAD(+)-dependent, decarboxylating), whose product MQLGLIGLGKMGGNMRERIRRAGHTVIGYDRNPELSDVASLAELVDKLEGPRTVWVMVPAGAATQSVVDELGDLLSPGDTVVDGGNSRWTDDEKHAEELGAKGIGFVDAGVSGGVWGLKNGYALMVGGDKEHVDRLKPIFEALKPEGPYGYVHAGKVGAGHFSKMVHNGIEYAMMQAYAEGWELLESVDSVTDVREVFRSWQEGTVIRSWLLDLAVNALDEDEHLDKLRGWAEDSGEGRWTVEAAIDNAVPLPAITASLFARFASRQDDSPQMKMVAALRNQFGGHAVEAKKA is encoded by the coding sequence ATGCAGTTGGGTCTCATCGGCCTCGGCAAGATGGGCGGCAACATGCGCGAGCGGATCCGCCGCGCCGGCCACACCGTCATCGGCTACGACCGCAATCCCGAGCTCTCGGACGTGGCGAGCCTGGCCGAACTGGTCGACAAGCTCGAAGGCCCCCGCACGGTGTGGGTGATGGTCCCGGCCGGGGCGGCCACCCAGTCCGTCGTGGACGAGCTCGGCGATCTCCTCTCCCCCGGTGACACGGTCGTCGACGGCGGCAACTCCCGCTGGACGGACGACGAGAAGCACGCCGAGGAGCTGGGCGCCAAGGGCATCGGCTTCGTCGACGCGGGCGTCTCCGGCGGTGTCTGGGGCCTGAAGAACGGCTACGCCCTGATGGTCGGCGGCGACAAGGAGCACGTCGACCGGCTCAAGCCGATCTTCGAGGCACTCAAGCCGGAAGGCCCGTACGGCTATGTCCACGCGGGCAAGGTCGGCGCCGGGCACTTCTCCAAGATGGTCCACAACGGCATCGAGTACGCCATGATGCAGGCCTACGCCGAGGGCTGGGAGCTGCTGGAGTCGGTGGACTCGGTGACCGACGTGCGCGAGGTCTTCCGCTCCTGGCAGGAGGGCACGGTCATCCGTTCCTGGCTGCTCGACCTGGCGGTCAACGCCCTGGACGAGGACGAGCACCTGGACAAGCTGCGCGGCTGGGCCGAGGACTCCGGCGAGGGCCGCTGGACCGTCGAGGCGGCCATCGACAACGCGGTGCCGCTGCCCGCGATCACGGCGTCGCTGTTCGCCCGGTTCGCATCCCGCCAGGACGACTCCCCGCAGATGAAGATGGTCGCGGCGCTGCGCAACCAGTTCGGCGGCCACGCCGTCGAAGCGAAGAAGGCGTAG
- a CDS encoding histidine phosphatase family protein, whose amino-acid sequence MGDLLLVRHGETEWSASGQHTSWTDLPLTQRGEEQAKSLAPLLTARTFALALSSPLGRALRTAELAGVTGVVTDPDLHEWDYGAYEGVTTVDIHRTRPDWYLWTDGVPPGPDGHPGESPAEVGARADRVLARVDTALAGGDVLLVAHGHFLRVLTARRLGLAPADGRLFQLATGTIGRLSTEHGRPVIAEWNTRP is encoded by the coding sequence GTGGGGGATCTCCTTCTGGTCCGCCACGGCGAGACGGAGTGGAGCGCGTCGGGACAGCACACCAGCTGGACCGACCTGCCCCTCACCCAGCGGGGCGAGGAACAGGCCAAGTCGCTCGCCCCGCTCCTTACGGCCCGGACCTTCGCCCTCGCGCTGTCCAGCCCGCTGGGCCGCGCGCTGCGCACCGCCGAACTGGCGGGCGTCACCGGGGTCGTCACCGACCCCGACCTGCACGAGTGGGACTACGGCGCCTACGAGGGCGTCACCACCGTCGACATCCACCGCACCCGTCCCGACTGGTACCTGTGGACCGACGGGGTGCCGCCCGGCCCGGACGGGCATCCGGGCGAGTCGCCCGCCGAGGTCGGGGCGCGCGCCGACCGGGTCCTGGCCCGCGTGGACACCGCCCTTGCCGGGGGCGACGTGCTGCTGGTGGCCCACGGCCACTTCCTGCGCGTGCTCACGGCCCGCCGGCTGGGTCTGGCCCCGGCGGACGGACGGCTCTTCCAGCTGGCGACCGGGACGATCGGCCGGCTGTCCACGGAACACGGCCGGCCGGTGATCGCGGAGTGGAACACCAGGCCGTAG
- the zwf gene encoding glucose-6-phosphate dehydrogenase has translation MSKKAPEKAAEETASEVTVPVLPAAEWSNPLRHPQDRRLPRIAGPSGLVIFGVTGDLSRKKLMPAVYDLANRGMLPPGFSLVGFARRDWEDEDFAQIVHDSVREHARTEFREEVWQQLAEGMRFIPGDFDDDTAFKQLRQTVDDLDKARGTSGNYAFYLSVPPKFFPKVVQQLKKHGLAKAPEGSWRRAVIEKPFGRDLASARELNALVHDVFEPDQVFRIDHYLGKETVQNILALRFANQMYEPLWNRSYVDHVQITMAEDIGIGGRAGYYDGIGAARDVIQNHLLQLMALTAMEEPIAFDAESLLTEKLKVLKSVRLPENIGEHTVLAQYAEGWQGGAKVAGYLQEEGIDPQSKTDTYAAIKLEVDNRRWAGIPFYLRTGKRLGRRVTEIAVVFKRAPHSPFDSTATEELGQNAIVIRVQPDEGMTVRFGSKVPGTSMEIRDVSMDFAYGESFTESSPEAYERLILDVLLGDANLFPRHQEVEESWKILDPIEEYWADQGRPAQYASGSWGPEEADEMLARDGRSWRRP, from the coding sequence ATGAGCAAGAAGGCTCCCGAGAAGGCGGCCGAGGAGACCGCGTCGGAGGTGACCGTGCCGGTCCTCCCGGCGGCCGAGTGGTCCAACCCGCTGCGCCACCCCCAGGACCGCCGGCTCCCCCGGATCGCCGGGCCGTCCGGTCTGGTCATCTTCGGTGTCACCGGCGACCTGTCCCGCAAGAAGCTGATGCCGGCCGTGTACGACCTGGCCAACCGCGGCATGCTGCCGCCGGGCTTCTCGCTGGTGGGCTTCGCCCGCCGGGACTGGGAGGACGAGGACTTCGCGCAGATCGTCCACGACTCCGTCCGCGAGCACGCCCGGACCGAGTTCCGCGAGGAGGTCTGGCAGCAGCTCGCCGAGGGCATGCGGTTCATCCCCGGCGACTTCGACGACGACACGGCGTTCAAGCAGCTGCGCCAGACCGTCGACGACCTCGACAAGGCGCGCGGCACCAGCGGCAACTACGCCTTCTACCTCTCCGTACCGCCGAAGTTCTTCCCCAAGGTCGTCCAGCAGCTCAAGAAGCACGGGCTGGCGAAGGCGCCGGAGGGGTCCTGGCGGCGCGCGGTGATCGAGAAGCCGTTCGGACGGGACCTGGCGAGCGCGCGGGAGCTGAACGCGCTCGTGCACGACGTGTTCGAGCCGGACCAGGTCTTCCGGATCGACCACTACCTCGGTAAGGAGACCGTCCAGAACATCCTGGCGCTCCGCTTCGCCAACCAGATGTACGAGCCCCTGTGGAACCGGTCGTACGTCGACCACGTCCAGATCACGATGGCCGAGGACATCGGCATCGGCGGCCGGGCCGGCTACTACGACGGCATCGGCGCCGCCCGTGACGTCATCCAGAACCACCTGCTCCAGCTGATGGCGCTGACCGCGATGGAGGAGCCCATCGCCTTCGACGCCGAGTCGCTGCTCACCGAGAAGCTCAAGGTGCTGAAGTCGGTGCGGCTGCCGGAGAACATCGGCGAGCACACCGTGCTGGCGCAGTACGCCGAGGGCTGGCAGGGCGGTGCGAAGGTGGCCGGTTACCTCCAGGAGGAGGGCATCGACCCGCAGTCGAAGACCGACACCTACGCGGCCATCAAGCTGGAGGTGGACAACCGCCGCTGGGCGGGCATCCCCTTCTACCTGCGCACCGGCAAGCGGCTCGGCCGCCGGGTCACCGAGATCGCGGTGGTCTTCAAGCGGGCGCCGCACTCCCCCTTCGACTCCACGGCCACCGAGGAGCTCGGCCAGAACGCCATCGTCATCCGGGTCCAGCCGGACGAGGGCATGACGGTCCGTTTCGGCTCGAAGGTGCCGGGCACCTCGATGGAGATCCGGGACGTGTCGATGGACTTCGCCTACGGCGAGTCGTTCACCGAGTCCAGCCCGGAGGCGTACGAACGCCTCATCCTGGACGTTCTCCTCGGGGACGCCAACCTGTTCCCCCGCCACCAGGAAGTGGAAGAGTCCTGGAAGATCCTCGACCCGATCGAGGAGTACTGGGCGGACCAGGGCAGGCCCGCGCAGTACGCCTCCGGCAGCTGGGGACCCGAGGAAGCCGACGAGATGCTCGCACGAGACGGACGGAGCTGGCGCAGGCCATGA
- the pgi gene encoding glucose-6-phosphate isomerase, translating to MSDSVSGSVSGSVSGSVPDSVSGSAKLTRRPEWAALEDHRAEWHAHLRELFASDAGRAERYVVRVGDLRIDYSKNLVTDETLALLQELAAATDVFGLRDAMFGGEKINITEDRAVLHTALRAPANAVIEIDGENVVPEVHTVLDRMGAFADRVRSGEWTGHTGRRIRNVVNIGIGGSDLGPAMAYEALRAYTARELTFRFVSNVDGADLHEAIRDLDPAETLFIVASKTFTTIETITNATSARSWLLEGLGGDEKAVARHFVALSTNAEKVTGFGIDADNMFGFWDWVGGRYSFDSAIGLSLMIAIGPDRFLEMLDGFRIVDEHFLNAPAEDNAPLLLGLLGIWYGNFFGAQSHAVLPYSHYLSKFTAYLQQLDMESNGKSVDRDGKPVDWQTGPVVWGTPGTNGQHAYYQLIHQGTKLIPADFIGFARPVAELGDELKAQHDLLMANLFAQGQALAFGKTAEEVRAEGVAEEQVAHRTFQGNHPTTTILAKELTPSVLGQLIALYEHKVFVQGAVWNIDSFDQWGVELGKVLAKRVEPALTQGADVPGLDASTAALVAAYRELKEVR from the coding sequence ATGTCTGACTCTGTTTCGGGCTCCGTTTCCGGTTCTGTTTCCGGCTCTGTTCCGGACTCTGTTTCGGGCTCCGCCAAGCTCACGCGCCGGCCCGAGTGGGCCGCCCTGGAGGACCACCGCGCCGAGTGGCACGCCCATCTGCGGGAGCTGTTCGCCTCCGACGCCGGGCGCGCGGAGCGCTATGTCGTGCGCGTCGGCGACCTGCGGATCGACTACTCCAAGAACCTGGTCACCGACGAGACGCTGGCCCTGCTCCAGGAACTGGCCGCCGCCACCGACGTGTTCGGGCTGCGGGACGCCATGTTCGGCGGCGAGAAGATCAACATCACCGAGGACCGGGCCGTGCTGCACACCGCGCTGCGGGCCCCGGCCAACGCGGTGATCGAGATCGACGGCGAGAACGTCGTGCCCGAGGTGCACACCGTCCTGGACCGGATGGGCGCCTTCGCCGACCGGGTGCGTTCCGGTGAGTGGACCGGCCACACCGGCAGGCGGATCAGGAACGTCGTCAACATCGGCATCGGCGGCTCCGACCTGGGCCCGGCGATGGCGTACGAGGCACTGCGGGCGTACACCGCGCGGGAGTTGACGTTCCGGTTCGTGTCCAACGTGGACGGCGCCGACCTGCACGAGGCGATCCGGGACCTGGACCCGGCGGAGACCCTGTTCATCGTCGCGTCCAAGACCTTCACCACCATCGAGACGATCACCAACGCGACCTCGGCGCGCTCCTGGCTGCTGGAGGGGCTCGGCGGTGACGAGAAGGCGGTGGCCCGGCACTTCGTGGCGCTGTCCACCAACGCCGAGAAGGTCACCGGGTTCGGTATCGACGCGGACAACATGTTCGGGTTCTGGGACTGGGTCGGCGGCCGCTACTCCTTCGACTCGGCGATCGGTCTCTCCCTGATGATCGCCATCGGCCCGGACCGCTTCCTGGAGATGCTCGACGGTTTCCGCATCGTCGACGAGCACTTCCTGAACGCGCCCGCCGAGGACAACGCCCCGCTGCTGCTGGGCCTGCTGGGCATCTGGTACGGCAACTTCTTCGGCGCCCAGTCGCACGCGGTGCTGCCCTACAGCCACTACCTGTCCAAGTTCACCGCCTACCTGCAACAGCTGGACATGGAGTCCAACGGCAAGTCGGTGGACCGCGACGGCAAGCCCGTCGACTGGCAGACCGGACCGGTGGTGTGGGGCACGCCCGGCACCAACGGACAGCACGCCTACTACCAGTTGATCCACCAGGGCACCAAGCTCATCCCGGCCGACTTCATCGGCTTCGCCCGGCCCGTCGCCGAGCTGGGCGACGAACTCAAGGCACAGCACGACCTGTTGATGGCCAACCTGTTCGCGCAGGGCCAGGCGCTCGCCTTCGGCAAGACGGCCGAGGAGGTCCGCGCGGAGGGTGTGGCCGAGGAGCAGGTCGCGCACCGCACCTTCCAGGGCAACCACCCCACGACGACGATCCTGGCGAAGGAACTCACCCCGTCCGTCCTGGGGCAGCTCATCGCCCTCTACGAGCACAAGGTGTTCGTCCAGGGGGCCGTCTGGAACATCGACTCCTTCGACCAGTGGGGCGTCGAACTCGGCAAGGTCCTCGCCAAGCGTGTCGAACCCGCCCTCACCCAGGGCGCGGACGTCCCCGGCCTCGACGCCTCCACCGCCGCCCTCGTGGCCGCCTACCGTGAACTGAAGGAAGTGCGCTGA
- a CDS encoding membrane-associated oxidoreductase — protein MEIDNLTPAELRVWRAFPRGESVNFRTADDEDTAEGADWGPERTVRAAVLRALLLSGPQEEGEIPALKLAGARISGTLDLRYGTCDHAVRLSHCHFAGVPQLYGARLRQLNLSNSVLPGLTAGATRVEGVLRLSDCVVRGPVRLGGAQIANALFMERARLIAQDPSEPVLQLNQMTTGDDLWAPGLEIDGEMRLNGANIAGSINMNEARLTCPGRHALDAETLTVEGDFLMRHAQVRGWIGLRGARVTGRLDLSYASLVNPGDTALRASSCTIGELWLRRGSPMQGALNLRRAQTEVLFLEPEAVPDEVLLNNLVYTTLTPHEPAERRLAMLERDRDGYVPHAYEQLTASYLRIGDDRAARLVQLAKQRRHRRTLPWYGRLWGHVQDATVGYGFRPLRACVWLLSLLAIGSVAYGLHHPRPLKPSEAPDFNPVFYTLDLLLPVISFGQESAFAPDDGYQTLSYALVISGWILATTVFAGVTRTVSRQ, from the coding sequence ATGGAGATCGACAACCTGACCCCTGCCGAGCTGCGGGTATGGCGCGCCTTCCCCCGCGGCGAGTCCGTGAACTTCCGCACGGCGGACGACGAGGACACCGCCGAGGGGGCCGACTGGGGCCCCGAACGGACCGTCCGGGCCGCCGTGTTGCGGGCGCTGCTGCTGAGCGGCCCGCAGGAGGAGGGGGAGATACCCGCCCTGAAACTGGCGGGCGCCCGGATCAGCGGCACCCTCGACCTCAGGTACGGCACCTGCGACCACGCCGTGCGGCTGAGCCACTGTCACTTCGCGGGTGTCCCCCAGTTGTACGGGGCCCGGCTGCGGCAGCTGAACCTGAGCAACTCCGTCCTGCCGGGGCTGACCGCGGGCGCGACGCGGGTGGAGGGCGTGCTGCGGCTGTCGGACTGCGTGGTGCGCGGGCCGGTGCGGCTCGGCGGCGCGCAGATCGCGAACGCGCTGTTCATGGAGCGCGCGCGTCTCATCGCCCAGGACCCCTCCGAACCGGTCCTCCAGCTCAACCAGATGACCACCGGCGACGACCTGTGGGCACCCGGACTGGAGATCGACGGCGAGATGCGGCTCAACGGAGCCAACATCGCCGGATCGATCAACATGAACGAGGCCCGGCTCACCTGCCCGGGCCGGCACGCCCTCGACGCCGAGACCCTCACCGTGGAGGGCGACTTCCTCATGCGGCACGCGCAGGTGCGGGGCTGGATCGGCCTGCGGGGCGCGCGGGTCACCGGCCGCCTCGACCTCAGCTACGCGTCCCTGGTGAACCCCGGCGACACGGCGCTGCGGGCGAGCAGCTGCACCATCGGGGAACTCTGGCTGCGCCGGGGGTCGCCCATGCAGGGCGCCCTGAACCTGCGCCGCGCCCAGACGGAGGTCCTCTTCCTGGAACCGGAGGCGGTGCCGGACGAGGTGCTCCTGAACAACCTCGTCTACACCACCCTCACCCCGCACGAGCCCGCCGAGCGCCGGCTGGCGATGCTGGAGCGCGACCGGGACGGCTATGTCCCGCACGCCTACGAGCAGTTGACCGCCTCCTATCTGCGCATCGGCGACGACCGCGCCGCCCGCCTCGTCCAGCTGGCCAAGCAGCGCCGCCACCGCCGTACCCTGCCCTGGTACGGCCGGCTGTGGGGCCACGTCCAGGACGCCACCGTCGGCTACGGCTTCCGTCCGCTGCGCGCCTGCGTCTGGCTGCTGTCGCTGCTGGCGATCGGCTCGGTCGCCTACGGCCTGCACCATCCGCGCCCGCTCAAGCCGTCCGAGGCCCCGGACTTCAACCCGGTGTTCTACACCCTCGACCTGCTGCTGCCGGTGATCTCCTTCGGCCAGGAGAGCGCCTTCGCGCCGGACGACGGGTACCAGACGCTGTCGTACGCCCTGGTCATCTCCGGCTGGATCCTGGCCACGACGGTCTTCGCCGGCGTGACCCGGACCGTCAGCCGCCAGTGA